Proteins encoded by one window of Geitlerinema sp. PCC 9228:
- a CDS encoding glycosyltransferase family 4 protein, producing MRIAQVSPLWERVPPPGYGGIELVVSQLTDELVRRGHEVTLFATGDSQTLARLESVTPTALRLQTDLKEPAAYEALQLSQILEQAHRFDIIHFHTGFGVLPYTQFLKTPSVHTLHNGFTPENRRVFHKYRDRHYISISDAQRQLNPTLNYVRTVHNGIDTSQYPFQPTPQTPPYLAFLGRMSPEKGPDKAIEVAKTAGLPLLMAGKVDVVDQEFFENQVKPHIDGQNIQYLGELTHQEKVELLGNATATLFPIQWNEPFGLVTIESMCTGTPVIASNRGAVPEIVARGKTGFVCDRISAMVEAVAQVSQIERQHCHEFVLRYFSVAAMVDKYEAAYEKVFKTCQNQQSPWERESRNGHGAIASSQLIPVA from the coding sequence ATGCGTATTGCTCAAGTATCGCCGTTGTGGGAACGAGTACCGCCACCAGGATACGGTGGTATTGAATTGGTCGTCAGCCAGCTAACGGACGAACTCGTACGTCGGGGTCACGAGGTTACTTTGTTCGCTACGGGGGATTCGCAAACCCTCGCTCGTTTGGAGTCGGTTACACCTACGGCTTTGCGCTTGCAAACCGACCTCAAGGAACCAGCTGCTTACGAAGCTCTACAGCTGAGTCAAATTTTGGAGCAAGCCCATCGTTTCGATATTATCCATTTCCACACCGGCTTTGGGGTTCTTCCTTACACGCAGTTTCTCAAAACCCCCAGCGTTCACACACTCCACAATGGATTTACGCCCGAAAATCGACGCGTTTTCCATAAATACCGCGATCGCCATTACATTAGCATAAGCGATGCCCAACGCCAACTCAATCCTACTTTAAATTATGTGCGTACCGTTCACAACGGAATTGACACCAGCCAATATCCTTTTCAGCCAACACCACAAACGCCTCCTTATCTGGCCTTTCTGGGACGCATGTCACCGGAAAAAGGACCGGACAAAGCCATTGAAGTGGCTAAAACTGCAGGATTGCCCCTACTAATGGCTGGTAAAGTTGATGTGGTGGACCAAGAATTTTTTGAAAATCAGGTAAAACCTCATATTGATGGGCAAAATATCCAATATTTGGGAGAGTTAACCCATCAAGAAAAAGTAGAACTGCTGGGAAATGCTACGGCAACCTTGTTCCCCATTCAATGGAACGAGCCGTTTGGCTTGGTTACCATCGAATCCATGTGTACTGGAACGCCGGTTATTGCTAGCAATCGCGGGGCGGTTCCGGAAATTGTGGCCAGGGGGAAAACGGGATTTGTTTGCGATCGCATCTCGGCAATGGTAGAAGCAGTGGCGCAAGTGTCCCAAATTGAGCGCCAGCACTGCCACGAGTTTGTTTTGCGTTACTTTAGCGTGGCTGCAATGGTGGATAAATACGAAGCAGCTTACGAAAAAGTTTTCAAAACTTGCCAAAATCAGCAGTCTCCATGGGAACGCGAGTCTCGCAACGGACACGGTGCGATCGCCAGTTCCCAGTTAATTCCCGTAGCGTAA
- a CDS encoding amylo-alpha-1,6-glucosidase, translated as MSLSPTLTIKENDLFLIADRLGNTVASKDRSDRAVTGLFCQDTRFLSCSQLTVEGYDPILLHSHAETGFSLCVACTNPEVPNVLKKETLGIQRQLALRGGLFEEIEIYNYDLQAVTFQVKLQFYADFLDLFEVREYGDRPMRGNKLEVVSSRKNGLSFAYRGLDNYLMETQIQFSYRLPDEIWEDCAIWNLHLDSHEQTILGYHLTPYTNHQPTSQIPIPATLSQAQDAAFADWQSWYRATTRIRSDRTTINQIIERAEQDMYLLLQSFDSGKVPAAGIPWFSALFGRDSLVAAFQTLMFTPSIARDTLLTLGKYQGEEDSDWHEEAPGKILHELRQGEMARCREIPHTPYYGTVDATPLWLLLYAEYYAWTGDRETIERLWDAATAAMSWIDSQCAETGYLSYQRRSSGGIDNQGWKDSGDAIVNSKGEQVFGPIALCEVQAYVYAAKQGLSRMAELMGKPELARRWRSQARALQARFNRDFWIESADYCALALDGQGQQVDSITSNPGQCLCFGIFYPEKAARVARTCMSEEMFSGWGIRTLSSLSPAYNPISYHLGSVWPHDSALVAAGLRSLGWVDAALTVAAGLLDMTHYQPSKRPPELLCGYQRRSNSPPINYPVACSPQAWATGSVFQLLQMMLNPIPDAANGCLRLVKPRLPAFLSRLSIHNLQVGNSHIDLELERQGEHTACRILKQQGNIQISIEP; from the coding sequence ATGTCACTTTCCCCTACCCTAACCATAAAAGAAAACGATTTATTTTTAATCGCCGATCGCTTGGGAAATACAGTTGCTTCCAAAGATCGCAGCGATCGAGCGGTTACGGGTCTTTTTTGCCAAGATACGCGCTTTCTCAGCTGTTCCCAACTGACCGTTGAAGGATACGATCCCATTTTACTGCACAGCCATGCCGAAACAGGGTTTTCTCTATGTGTGGCTTGTACCAATCCCGAAGTTCCCAACGTACTAAAAAAAGAAACTTTGGGCATCCAGCGTCAGCTGGCTTTGCGTGGGGGATTGTTTGAAGAGATCGAAATTTACAACTACGATTTGCAAGCGGTCACATTTCAGGTGAAATTGCAATTTTACGCCGATTTTTTGGACTTATTTGAAGTTCGGGAATATGGCGATCGCCCTATGCGGGGAAATAAGTTAGAAGTGGTTTCCTCACGAAAAAATGGACTGAGTTTTGCCTATCGGGGGTTGGACAACTACCTCATGGAAACGCAAATTCAGTTTTCCTACCGCCTGCCCGATGAAATTTGGGAAGACTGTGCCATTTGGAACTTGCACCTCGACAGCCACGAACAAACCATTCTCGGCTACCACCTAACACCGTATACCAACCACCAACCCACTTCCCAAATCCCTATCCCCGCCACCTTGTCCCAAGCTCAAGATGCGGCATTTGCTGATTGGCAAAGTTGGTATCGGGCAACAACGCGCATTCGCAGCGATCGCACCACCATCAATCAAATTATCGAACGCGCCGAACAGGATATGTACTTGCTGTTGCAATCATTTGACTCGGGCAAGGTACCAGCGGCGGGAATTCCTTGGTTTTCCGCACTTTTCGGTCGCGATTCCTTGGTAGCAGCTTTTCAAACGCTGATGTTTACTCCTTCCATTGCCCGGGATACCTTGTTAACTTTGGGTAAATACCAAGGAGAAGAAGATAGTGACTGGCATGAAGAAGCTCCAGGCAAGATTTTGCACGAACTGCGGCAGGGGGAAATGGCCCGCTGTCGGGAAATTCCGCACACGCCTTACTACGGTACGGTGGATGCCACGCCTTTGTGGTTGCTGCTGTATGCGGAGTACTATGCCTGGACCGGCGATCGCGAGACCATCGAACGGTTGTGGGATGCCGCCACTGCTGCCATGTCCTGGATCGACAGCCAATGTGCCGAAACCGGATATCTCAGCTACCAGCGCCGTTCCTCCGGCGGTATCGACAACCAAGGCTGGAAGGACTCCGGTGATGCCATTGTCAATAGCAAAGGCGAACAAGTCTTTGGTCCTATTGCCTTGTGTGAGGTGCAAGCCTACGTCTATGCAGCCAAACAAGGTCTCAGCCGCATGGCCGAACTGATGGGAAAACCGGAACTGGCCCGACGCTGGCGTTCCCAAGCCCGGGCGTTGCAAGCGCGTTTCAACCGGGATTTTTGGATCGAATCGGCAGATTATTGCGCTTTGGCTTTGGACGGTCAAGGGCAACAGGTGGACAGCATTACTTCCAATCCCGGTCAATGTTTGTGTTTTGGGATTTTTTATCCCGAAAAAGCAGCTCGCGTAGCGCGTACTTGTATGTCGGAGGAAATGTTTAGCGGTTGGGGCATTCGTACCCTCAGCAGCCTCTCTCCCGCTTACAACCCCATTAGCTATCATTTGGGGTCGGTTTGGCCTCACGACAGTGCCTTGGTTGCTGCTGGCTTGCGATCGCTGGGATGGGTGGACGCAGCCCTGACTGTGGCAGCAGGCTTGTTGGATATGACCCACTACCAGCCTAGCAAACGTCCCCCAGAACTGTTGTGCGGTTACCAACGCCGCAGCAATAGTCCGCCGATTAACTATCCGGTGGCTTGTTCCCCTCAAGCTTGGGCCACGGGCAGTGTTTTTCAACTGTTGCAAATGATGCTCAATCCCATTCCCGATGCTGCGAACGGTTGTCTGCGTTTGGTGAAACCTCGGTTGCCTGCTTTTTTGTCTCGCCTATCTATACATAATTTGCAAGTGGGCAACAGCCATATTGATTTGGAATTGGAACGGCAAGGAGAGCATACTGCCTGCCGTATTCTCAAACAGCAGGGGAATATCCAAATTTCGATCGAACCGTAA
- a CDS encoding phosphate-starvation-inducible PsiE family protein, whose translation MRDRNDATTKKETGVFLPMNRHQLVRHLETIQDIIVISLCIAMFAIMVLRIADLFISLVQPLRFEIVASDILFLLIMVELFRILVIYFQERQISVSVAVEASIVSVLREVILRGVLKISPQQVLVVCVFLVVLGGLLVVHPLRNSIAANRDDRYGNETAANAQIPAVFDIPTHRDRYPSQPSSGTLETEKYSAMPTTKSFPDAGK comes from the coding sequence ATGCGCGATCGCAACGATGCCACAACTAAGAAGGAAACCGGGGTTTTTCTTCCCATGAATCGCCACCAATTGGTCAGACATTTGGAAACCATTCAAGATATCATTGTTATTTCCTTATGTATTGCTATGTTTGCCATCATGGTATTGCGGATCGCCGATCTATTTATTTCCTTAGTGCAGCCGTTGCGCTTTGAAATTGTCGCTTCGGATATCTTGTTTTTATTGATTATGGTAGAATTATTTCGGATTTTGGTGATTTATTTTCAGGAAAGACAGATTTCTGTCAGCGTTGCTGTGGAGGCTTCCATTGTTTCTGTTTTGCGGGAAGTGATTTTGCGGGGGGTTTTGAAAATCTCTCCCCAACAGGTTTTGGTGGTTTGCGTCTTTTTGGTGGTATTGGGTGGGCTGTTGGTGGTACATCCCCTGCGCAATTCTATTGCAGCCAACCGCGACGATCGCTATGGAAACGAAACAGCTGCCAATGCCCAAATTCCAGCAGTTTTCGACATACCAACCCATCGCGATCGCTACCCATCCCAACCATCCTCTGGTACACTAGAAACGGAAAAATACAGCGCTATGCCTACAACAAAAAGTTTTCCAGACGCAGGAAAGTAG
- a CDS encoding HhoA/HhoB/HtrA family serine endopeptidase, whose product MRIRRFSLSPFPIAKLASYIITFSLGFLLAIGTMNLLPAAGIAAVTPSKAIPSKTVAEPSQQAAIPIPTDTENGNFVTAAVERVGGAVVRIDTARTVTRNVDPFFDDPFFKRFFGDEFFGQMPRQREVRGQGSGLIVDSEGIVITNAHVVKNADQVTVTLKDGRSFDGEVRGTDEVTDLAVVKISGQSLPVADLGNSDQLRVGDWAIALGNPLGLDNTVTLGIISTLNRSSSQAGIPDKRLDFIQTDAAINPGNSGGPLLNERGEVIGINTAIRADANGIGFAIPVNKVKEVKGPLSRGETVQHPFVGIQMVTLTPEMVEENNSNPNALMQLPNRKGVLVVRVMSNTPAEKAGIRRGDVIFEVEGQPITSAGQLQDVVEGSNVGEMLTFKIQRGTRTLTLDVRTAQLRDVS is encoded by the coding sequence GTGCGAATCAGAAGATTTTCTCTATCCCCATTTCCCATAGCGAAGCTAGCAAGCTACATCATCACCTTTTCCTTGGGATTTTTGCTAGCGATTGGCACCATGAATCTACTCCCTGCCGCGGGAATTGCTGCTGTGACTCCCTCAAAAGCCATTCCCAGCAAAACGGTAGCGGAACCCTCCCAACAAGCGGCGATTCCCATTCCCACCGACACTGAGAATGGCAACTTCGTTACCGCTGCGGTAGAACGGGTGGGAGGTGCCGTCGTACGCATCGATACCGCTCGTACAGTAACCCGCAACGTGGATCCATTCTTCGACGATCCGTTTTTTAAAAGATTTTTTGGTGACGAGTTCTTTGGGCAAATGCCCAGACAGCGGGAAGTCCGCGGTCAAGGATCGGGACTGATTGTCGATAGTGAGGGCATTGTGATTACCAACGCCCACGTGGTAAAAAATGCCGACCAAGTCACCGTCACCCTCAAAGACGGTCGCAGCTTCGATGGGGAAGTTCGCGGTACCGATGAAGTCACGGACTTGGCAGTGGTGAAAATTAGCGGGCAGTCGCTGCCGGTGGCGGATTTAGGTAATTCCGACCAACTTCGGGTTGGCGATTGGGCGATCGCATTGGGAAATCCTTTAGGATTGGACAATACCGTCACCTTGGGAATTATCAGTACCCTCAACCGTTCCAGTTCTCAAGCCGGTATTCCCGACAAACGCTTGGATTTCATTCAAACCGATGCCGCCATTAACCCCGGTAACTCCGGTGGTCCTTTGCTGAACGAACGCGGAGAGGTGATTGGCATTAACACCGCCATTCGAGCAGATGCCAACGGCATTGGCTTTGCCATTCCCGTCAATAAAGTCAAAGAAGTCAAAGGTCCCCTATCTCGTGGGGAAACCGTTCAGCATCCCTTTGTAGGGATTCAAATGGTGACCCTAACCCCAGAGATGGTTGAGGAAAACAACAGTAATCCCAACGCCCTCATGCAGCTACCCAACCGCAAAGGGGTTTTGGTGGTACGGGTCATGTCGAATACGCCAGCGGAAAAAGCAGGTATCCGTCGCGGTGATGTGATTTTTGAAGTAGAAGGCCAGCCCATCACCAGTGCCGGTCAGTTGCAAGATGTGGTAGAAGGGTCTAATGTTGGGGAAATGCTGACGTTTAAGATTCAACGGGGCACTCGTACGCTAACCCTTGACGTACGTACGGCGCAATTGCGCGATGTTAGCTAG
- the lpxB gene encoding lipid-A-disaccharide synthase, whose product MSQSRRQARVFIATGEVSGDLQGSMLVAALHQQARDRGWDLHIWGLGGDRMEQAGMELLGNTSGIGSVGLWESLPYVLPTLRHQRRVKNHLRQQPPDVVVLVDYLGPNLGIGQFLDRRFPHIPVVYYIAPQLWVWSPSSKPAKQLASLADEILAIFPAEAKFFRELGACVRWVGHPLLDRCDAMPSRQQARQRLGITEGQTAITLVPASRRQEIRYLLPTMFAAAQRLQAQQPQVQFWIPLSHPTYRQPIETAIEKYQLNARIASRQDAIAAADLAITKSGTVNLEIALANVPQVVIYRVSSVTAWIAKHILHFSIPYMSPTNLVEMKPIVPELLQDEATPENITQQANRILQNPARYQQILQDYAQMRQALGNPGVPQRAAKAIFHHLENIDSPNKQEAAWPRKPK is encoded by the coding sequence GTGAGTCAAAGCAGGCGGCAAGCCAGGGTTTTTATTGCCACCGGTGAAGTTTCTGGGGATTTGCAAGGGTCGATGTTGGTGGCAGCCCTTCACCAACAGGCGCGCGATCGCGGTTGGGATTTGCATATTTGGGGATTGGGCGGCGATCGCATGGAACAAGCTGGCATGGAACTGCTGGGCAACACCAGCGGTATTGGGTCGGTGGGATTGTGGGAATCGCTGCCCTACGTTTTGCCTACCCTGCGACACCAGCGGCGGGTCAAAAACCATCTCCGCCAGCAGCCGCCGGATGTGGTGGTGCTGGTAGACTATCTGGGACCCAATTTGGGCATCGGGCAGTTTCTCGACCGTCGCTTCCCCCACATTCCCGTAGTGTACTACATTGCCCCACAGTTGTGGGTGTGGTCCCCTTCCAGCAAACCGGCCAAGCAACTCGCCAGTTTGGCAGATGAAATTTTAGCCATTTTCCCAGCAGAAGCCAAATTTTTCCGAGAATTGGGGGCTTGCGTCCGATGGGTAGGGCATCCGTTGCTCGATCGCTGTGACGCCATGCCCAGTCGCCAACAGGCTCGTCAACGCTTGGGCATAACCGAGGGGCAAACGGCCATTACATTGGTTCCTGCTTCTCGCCGCCAGGAAATTCGCTATTTGCTGCCGACCATGTTTGCTGCCGCGCAAAGGTTACAAGCACAACAACCCCAAGTGCAATTTTGGATTCCCCTTTCCCATCCCACCTACCGCCAACCCATTGAAACCGCCATTGAAAAATACCAACTCAACGCTCGCATTGCCTCCCGTCAAGATGCGATCGCTGCCGCCGACCTTGCCATCACTAAATCGGGAACTGTTAACTTAGAAATCGCCCTTGCCAACGTTCCCCAGGTGGTCATTTATCGCGTCAGTTCGGTGACTGCTTGGATTGCCAAACATATTCTCCACTTTTCCATCCCCTACATGTCTCCTACCAACTTGGTAGAAATGAAACCCATTGTTCCAGAATTACTGCAAGACGAAGCCACACCAGAAAATATTACCCAACAAGCCAATCGTATTCTGCAAAATCCTGCCCGATACCAACAAATACTGCAAGATTACGCTCAAATGCGCCAAGCTTTGGGAAACCCTGGCGTTCCCCAGCGAGCAGCCAAGGCTATCTTTCATCACCTAGAAAACATCGATTCTCCAAACAAACAAGAAGCAGCTTGGCCAAGGAAACCAAAATAA
- the lpxA gene encoding acyl-ACP--UDP-N-acetylglucosamine O-acyltransferase, giving the protein MTLIHPTAVVHPDAQLHPTVRVGAYAEIGANVKIGSETTIGSHAIVQGWTEIGSQNQIFPGAVIGFEPQDLKYNGARSLVKIGNDNKIREYVTINRATNADEATTIGDRNLLMAYVHVAHNCTIEDQVVIANSVALAGHVHVESRATIGGVLGIHQFARIGKLAMVGGMSRIERDIPPFMLVEGNPCRVRALNQVGIKRAGLQASLPLLKKAFRLLYRSGIPLQEALDKLQIFADDAQVNHLYQFLKASLTSHRRGVTAGRKRLGETSK; this is encoded by the coding sequence ATGACCCTGATTCATCCCACTGCTGTTGTCCATCCAGATGCCCAATTACACCCTACCGTTCGCGTAGGGGCTTATGCAGAAATCGGGGCCAATGTCAAGATTGGTTCGGAAACCACCATAGGCTCCCACGCCATCGTCCAGGGGTGGACCGAAATTGGCAGCCAAAATCAAATTTTTCCCGGAGCTGTCATTGGCTTTGAACCGCAGGACCTCAAATACAATGGGGCGCGCAGCCTGGTTAAAATTGGCAATGACAACAAAATCCGCGAGTATGTCACCATCAACCGGGCTACCAACGCCGACGAAGCCACAACCATCGGCGATCGCAATTTGCTTATGGCTTACGTACATGTGGCTCATAACTGTACGATTGAAGACCAGGTGGTCATCGCCAACAGCGTTGCCCTCGCCGGTCACGTTCACGTGGAATCCAGGGCCACCATTGGTGGCGTGTTGGGCATCCATCAGTTCGCTCGCATTGGCAAACTAGCGATGGTAGGTGGTATGAGCCGTATCGAACGGGATATTCCCCCGTTCATGTTGGTTGAGGGCAACCCCTGTCGGGTACGCGCCCTCAATCAAGTGGGCATCAAACGGGCTGGCTTGCAGGCCAGCTTGCCCCTGCTAAAAAAAGCATTTCGTTTGCTTTATCGTTCCGGCATTCCCCTGCAAGAGGCGCTGGATAAGCTACAGATTTTCGCGGATGACGCACAAGTCAATCACTTATATCAATTTCTGAAAGCTTCTTTGACCTCTCACCGACGTGGGGTTACTGCGGGTAGAAAACGTTTGGGAGAAACATCCAAGTGA
- the fabZ gene encoding 3-hydroxyacyl-ACP dehydratase FabZ, translating into MSTAIDSQTTNTHTENSNENQAAQSDRSTSPPVLDVEEIQKLLPHRYPFLLVDRITEYVPGESAVGIKNVTFNEPHFQGHFPERAIMPGVLIVEAMAQLGAVLLAQMPEVEEGLLLFAGIDKVRFRRPVVPGDQLVMKANLLCIKRRRFGKMRARAEVDGQLVAEGELMFSLVE; encoded by the coding sequence ATGTCCACAGCTATTGATAGCCAAACGACGAATACACACACAGAAAATTCTAATGAAAACCAGGCAGCTCAATCCGATCGCTCTACATCACCGCCGGTGTTGGATGTAGAAGAAATCCAAAAACTGCTGCCCCACCGCTATCCTTTTTTGTTGGTCGATCGAATTACGGAATACGTTCCCGGGGAATCCGCCGTTGGCATTAAAAATGTCACCTTTAACGAACCCCACTTTCAGGGTCATTTCCCCGAACGGGCAATTATGCCTGGGGTTTTGATTGTGGAAGCTATGGCCCAATTGGGAGCGGTCTTGCTAGCGCAAATGCCGGAAGTGGAAGAAGGGTTGTTGCTCTTTGCTGGCATCGACAAAGTCCGCTTTCGCCGTCCGGTCGTGCCGGGAGACCAACTGGTGATGAAAGCTAACTTGCTGTGCATCAAGCGACGCCGTTTTGGGAAAATGCGTGCCCGAGCGGAAGTGGACGGCCAGTTGGTAGCAGAAGGAGAATTAATGTTCTCGCTGGTGGAATAA